One stretch of Rhodoflexus caldus DNA includes these proteins:
- the hisS gene encoding histidine--tRNA ligase produces MSQKPGIPKGTRDFTPEVLLKRNYIFDTIKRTFSRFGFAPIETPVMENLSTLTGKYGEEGDQLLFKVLNSGDFLKDLDRNETDYKKVTPKISEKGLRYDLTIPFARYVVMHRNDIVFPFKRYQIQPVWRADRPQKGRYREFYQCDADVIGSESLLYEAELLLIYDEVFTALQLPVRIKMNNRKILQGLAEVIGQPDKLTDITVAIDKLDKIGEEGVQKELQAREVSEQGIRQIMQYLKIPFTDLEAFMQSSEAGKKGIEEIREVQAFLAKTPLKNELAVDVTLARGLNYYTGCIFEVQALGVQMGSIGGGGRYDNLTGSFGMPGMSGVGISFGAERIYDVLEELQLFPDSSGAGVQLLFACFDKDAQFFAMPLLQKVRQAGINAEVYPEPVKMKKQLEYADRKKVNHVAIVGSDEMTTGVLTVKNLQSGEQQKLTIEALIDFLSGQ; encoded by the coding sequence ATGAGCCAAAAGCCGGGTATCCCCAAAGGAACACGCGATTTTACACCGGAAGTTCTCCTGAAAAGAAACTATATATTTGATACAATTAAGCGTACTTTTTCCCGATTCGGGTTTGCTCCCATTGAAACGCCCGTAATGGAAAACCTCAGCACGCTAACCGGTAAATACGGAGAGGAAGGCGACCAGTTGCTTTTTAAAGTCCTCAATTCGGGCGATTTTCTTAAAGATTTAGACCGCAACGAAACTGATTATAAAAAGGTAACACCCAAAATCAGTGAGAAAGGTTTGCGCTATGACCTGACCATCCCTTTTGCCCGCTATGTGGTCATGCATCGCAACGATATTGTTTTCCCTTTTAAACGCTACCAAATTCAACCGGTGTGGCGTGCCGACCGCCCCCAAAAAGGACGCTATCGGGAGTTTTATCAGTGCGATGCAGATGTAATCGGTTCAGAATCTTTGCTTTATGAGGCAGAATTATTGCTCATCTACGACGAGGTATTTACTGCCTTGCAGCTTCCGGTACGCATTAAAATGAACAACCGCAAAATTCTGCAAGGGCTTGCAGAAGTAATTGGCCAGCCGGACAAACTGACCGACATTACGGTTGCCATTGACAAATTAGATAAAATCGGAGAAGAGGGCGTACAAAAAGAATTACAGGCGCGTGAAGTTTCCGAACAAGGTATCCGACAAATTATGCAATATTTGAAAATACCTTTTACCGATTTGGAAGCATTCATGCAAAGCAGTGAGGCAGGGAAAAAGGGTATTGAAGAAATCAGAGAGGTGCAGGCTTTTCTTGCAAAAACGCCCTTGAAAAATGAATTGGCAGTGGACGTAACGCTCGCACGCGGACTTAATTATTATACAGGCTGCATTTTTGAGGTGCAGGCACTGGGCGTGCAAATGGGCAGCATCGGCGGCGGTGGCCGATATGACAACCTGACAGGCAGCTTTGGTATGCCGGGGATGTCGGGTGTTGGTATTTCTTTCGGTGCAGAACGTATTTATGACGTGTTGGAAGAGCTGCAACTTTTCCCCGACAGCAGTGGCGCAGGCGTGCAATTGCTGTTTGCCTGTTTTGATAAAGATGCACAGTTTTTTGCAATGCCGCTGCTGCAAAAGGTACGTCAGGCAGGCATTAATGCCGAAGTATATCCCGAGCCGGTTAAAATGAAGAAGCAGTTGGAGTATGCAGACCGCAAGAAAGTTAATCACGTAGCCATTGTAGGTTCTGATGAGATGACTACGGGAGTACTGACTGTCAAAAATTTGCAAAGCGGCGAGCAACAAAAATTAACTATTGAGGCGCTCATTGACTTTTTGAGCGGGCAATAA
- a CDS encoding glycosyltransferase: MRILIVGPAHPLRGGIAALNERLAAALQSEGHTVEILSFAYQYPDFLFPGTSQFSNDEPPAHLHIHTELHSLNPLNWWRIGKKYAAQKYDLAVFRFWLPLMAPCLGTVARILRRSGVPVIAITDNIIPHEKRMGDAALTRYFLHACDAFLVMSKSVMYDLRRFEPVKPVVYAPHPLYDSYGEAIDKQQARWQLGLQADAHYVLFFGLIRAYKGLDILLAAMADQRLQTRNVQLIIAGEPYEDLAKYQQQIAQLQLESRVRAHWHFVPQGEVAAYFCAADIVAQPYKTATQSGVTQIAYHFNRPILVTDVGGLSEIVPHGKVGYVTAISPQAVADALVDFYDNMREQQFAENIAEEKKKYEWPYFTEQLLGLLPAQKVNERLNS, encoded by the coding sequence ATGCGAATATTGATAGTAGGGCCGGCACACCCGCTTCGGGGAGGAATTGCCGCATTAAATGAGCGTTTGGCAGCGGCATTGCAAAGCGAAGGGCATACTGTGGAAATACTGAGCTTTGCTTATCAGTATCCCGACTTTCTGTTTCCCGGTACTTCGCAGTTTAGCAATGACGAACCGCCTGCACATTTGCACATTCACACGGAGCTACATTCGCTGAATCCGCTTAACTGGTGGCGTATAGGTAAAAAGTATGCCGCTCAAAAATACGATTTAGCCGTTTTTCGCTTTTGGTTGCCCCTAATGGCGCCTTGTCTGGGGACTGTGGCGCGTATTTTACGCCGCTCAGGTGTACCTGTCATTGCCATTACGGACAATATCATCCCGCATGAAAAAAGGATGGGTGATGCCGCACTGACCCGTTACTTTCTGCACGCCTGCGATGCTTTTCTGGTCATGTCCAAATCGGTCATGTACGACCTGCGGCGTTTTGAACCCGTCAAACCTGTCGTATATGCCCCGCATCCTTTGTATGATTCCTACGGTGAAGCCATTGATAAGCAGCAGGCACGTTGGCAACTTGGTTTACAGGCAGACGCACATTATGTGCTTTTTTTCGGCCTAATCAGGGCATACAAAGGGCTGGATATTCTGCTGGCTGCTATGGCAGACCAACGACTGCAAACGCGCAACGTTCAGTTAATTATTGCAGGCGAACCCTACGAAGATTTGGCGAAGTACCAACAGCAAATTGCGCAATTGCAGTTAGAAAGTCGTGTGCGTGCTCATTGGCATTTTGTACCACAGGGAGAAGTTGCTGCCTATTTTTGTGCTGCCGATATCGTGGCGCAACCTTACAAGACTGCCACCCAGAGCGGAGTAACCCAGATAGCCTATCATTTCAATCGCCCCATATTGGTAACAGATGTGGGCGGGCTTTCAGAGATTGTTCCTCACGGCAAGGTGGGTTATGTAACCGCCATAAGCCCGCAAGCCGTTGCTGACGCTCTTGTTGATTTTTATGACAACATGCGTGAACAACAGTTTGCGGAAAATATTGCGGAGGAAAAGAAAAAATACGAGTGGCCTTATTTTACAGAGCAACTGCTTGGCTTATTGCCCGCTCAAAAAGTCAATGAGCGCCTCAATAGTTAA
- the dnaA gene encoding chromosomal replication initiator protein DnaA yields the protein MIDLKKPSVATVPNTTAANKQQDHVTAWQQCLSLIIPAVGEQAFQTWFQPIVPIQLTDNVLVIQVPNHFFYEWLEEHYVHILKRAIVQILGLQGKLEYSIVVDQNNGKQPYTLNIPQNIQAPPAQRPLRNSMGQGVVVSGGGKELFDSNLNPRYTFSNFIEGECNRLARAAGMSVASKPGFTSFNPFLVYSGVGLGKTHLIQAIGNEIQRLHPRHQILYITSEDFIAQFVDALKLGEVRRFVGQFQKADTLIIDDVQFFAGKDKSQEQFFHIFNHLHQNGKQIIMSSDCAPKDIKGLMDRLLSRFKWGATIDLQVPDYQTRTAIVQTKLNAQGIQVSDDVVDFLAQHVTDNIRTLESVATTLALHYTIGKSALTLELAKSVVSKLCNTAEELSEKRFSVAQIQQMVAEHYYLKVSDLFSSSRKPELAVPRQIAMYLCAQFSDVSNKVIASQFGGKDQSAISHACKAVDKKMQKDETYRKLIGALKAKLSNLR from the coding sequence ATGATTGACCTGAAAAAGCCATCGGTAGCGACGGTGCCCAACACTACTGCGGCGAACAAACAGCAGGATCACGTAACAGCATGGCAACAGTGCCTGTCGCTGATTATTCCTGCCGTTGGCGAGCAGGCATTTCAAACATGGTTTCAACCCATTGTCCCCATTCAACTGACCGACAATGTGCTTGTTATACAGGTGCCCAACCATTTTTTCTATGAATGGCTTGAAGAACACTACGTGCATATTTTGAAACGTGCCATTGTGCAGATTTTGGGGCTGCAAGGCAAGTTAGAGTACTCCATTGTGGTAGACCAAAACAATGGTAAGCAACCCTATACCCTAAACATTCCTCAAAATATACAGGCACCGCCTGCACAGCGCCCTTTGCGCAACTCAATGGGGCAGGGAGTAGTTGTTTCAGGCGGAGGCAAAGAACTATTTGACTCAAATCTCAACCCGCGTTATACTTTTTCCAATTTCATAGAAGGCGAGTGCAACCGCTTGGCACGCGCCGCCGGTATGTCCGTTGCCAGCAAACCCGGATTTACCTCGTTCAATCCGTTTTTGGTGTATTCGGGTGTCGGCTTGGGCAAAACCCACCTGATTCAGGCAATCGGCAACGAAATTCAGCGCCTTCATCCGCGCCATCAAATATTGTACATCACGTCGGAAGATTTTATCGCCCAATTTGTTGATGCCCTGAAATTGGGCGAAGTGCGCCGTTTTGTCGGACAGTTTCAGAAAGCCGATACACTGATTATTGACGATGTGCAGTTTTTTGCAGGCAAAGACAAAAGTCAGGAACAGTTTTTCCATATTTTCAATCATTTGCACCAGAACGGCAAGCAGATTATCATGTCCAGCGACTGCGCACCCAAAGACATCAAAGGGTTAATGGATCGCCTATTGTCGCGCTTTAAGTGGGGTGCAACCATAGACTTGCAAGTGCCTGATTATCAAACCCGTACTGCTATTGTACAAACCAAACTCAATGCACAAGGGATTCAGGTGTCCGATGATGTGGTGGACTTTTTGGCGCAACACGTTACAGACAATATCCGCACTTTGGAAAGTGTGGCAACGACTCTTGCGCTGCATTATACCATCGGCAAGTCAGCGCTTACACTAGAACTTGCCAAATCGGTCGTATCTAAACTGTGCAATACTGCGGAGGAATTGAGCGAAAAGCGCTTCAGCGTAGCACAAATTCAGCAGATGGTTGCCGAGCATTACTACCTCAAAGTGAGCGACCTGTTTTCTTCATCGCGTAAGCCGGAGTTGGCAGTTCCCCGACAAATAGCCATGTATTTGTGTGCGCAATTCAGCGATGTTTCCAATAAAGTAATTGCTTCCCAGTTTGGCGGCAAAGACCAAAGCGCTATTTCGCATGCTTGCAAAGCGGTTGATAAGAAGATGCAAAAAGACGAGACCTATCGGAAGCTGATTGGCGCGCTGAAAGCAAAACTTAGCAACCTGCGCTAA
- a CDS encoding T9SS type A sorting domain-containing protein, with amino-acid sequence MHQKAILWATFLWLIITEAHGQLQLIPISPQQNRYLYDAAYFGRTEENGEDTTRLPLPFFDDFSTNGKAGLHKGRPDEPDTSRWVRNGGTFVNNTIAINPPSFNAATFDGIAANGRPYDFANPFAVGITDQLTSKRIDLDTLRPQDNVFLSFFWQAEGLGERPDAEDYLAVDFLDRNNNWVRRWQQNGGTASSDFRYVILPINTSNFLHKNFRIRFVRYGRQSGAFDTWHVDYIYINKNRSAADNSLLDIAANGIKGRFLKRYSAMPMRQFIQNPQAEIADSLFLSVSNLDRRFNVFSYDAVLKDKISGRDLGLLADTTAIIGEFRRNLLVGAVNRGVGKRPPVVLPLNQRKLLLETTFRLNTGERDDLVPPINFRNNDTLSQLTVLDDFYAYDDGSAEFAISFNQRFGKLAYRYELNTQAAISHIDIYFVPILTNLQGETYNLRIWKRLDEQGGGARDSILLVQNTFVSYSDSLNKFIRIPLSRRIPLQGTFFIGVEQLSDKPLTLGFDRNTDSGSEIWVNVANKWERNTRLKGSIMLRPVFAEDLVTSLPENQLNVFNPVVYPNPSAGTFTIKGNVRQVAVYDLQGRLILQKTPERAENFQNISLEGYPDGIYMLYLVNEQHTKIVKLALRKQ; translated from the coding sequence ATGCACCAAAAGGCAATCTTATGGGCAACTTTCTTATGGCTGATAATTACAGAGGCTCATGGTCAGCTACAACTGATTCCAATATCTCCACAACAGAATCGTTACCTTTATGATGCTGCCTATTTCGGCAGAACGGAAGAAAACGGCGAAGATACCACGCGGTTGCCATTGCCTTTTTTTGATGATTTTTCCACTAACGGCAAGGCCGGCCTCCACAAAGGTCGCCCCGATGAGCCCGACACCTCGCGCTGGGTGCGCAACGGCGGTACTTTCGTTAATAATACCATCGCCATCAACCCGCCTTCGTTCAACGCAGCTACTTTTGACGGCATTGCAGCCAATGGGAGACCTTATGATTTTGCCAATCCGTTTGCCGTAGGTATTACTGACCAACTGACCTCTAAGCGAATAGACTTAGACACGCTGCGTCCTCAGGATAACGTATTTCTGAGTTTTTTCTGGCAAGCCGAAGGTTTGGGCGAAAGACCGGATGCAGAGGATTATTTGGCAGTAGATTTTTTAGACCGCAATAACAATTGGGTGCGTCGCTGGCAACAGAATGGCGGAACGGCTTCATCAGACTTCCGCTACGTTATCCTGCCTATCAATACAAGCAATTTTCTGCATAAAAATTTCCGTATTCGCTTTGTTCGCTACGGCAGACAATCCGGAGCATTTGATACTTGGCATGTAGATTATATCTACATTAACAAAAATAGAAGTGCCGCAGACAACTCCCTGCTCGATATTGCAGCAAACGGTATCAAAGGTCGCTTTCTGAAACGTTACAGCGCAATGCCTATGCGGCAGTTTATCCAGAACCCGCAGGCCGAAATTGCGGATTCGCTGTTTCTTTCGGTCAGCAATTTAGACCGCCGTTTTAATGTGTTTTCCTACGATGCGGTGTTGAAAGATAAAATCAGCGGACGCGACTTGGGCTTGCTTGCCGATACAACCGCCATCATCGGTGAGTTTCGCCGCAATTTACTGGTCGGGGCAGTAAATAGGGGGGTAGGTAAACGGCCGCCTGTGGTGCTTCCGCTCAATCAGCGCAAATTGTTGCTGGAAACAACTTTCCGACTTAACACGGGCGAACGTGATGACTTGGTGCCGCCTATCAATTTTCGCAACAATGATACGCTGAGCCAATTGACCGTTCTTGACGATTTTTACGCCTACGATGACGGCAGCGCCGAGTTTGCCATATCATTTAATCAACGATTTGGCAAATTGGCTTATCGCTACGAGCTCAATACACAAGCTGCCATTTCGCACATAGATATTTATTTCGTGCCCATACTGACCAATTTGCAGGGCGAAACCTACAACCTGCGTATATGGAAACGATTGGACGAACAGGGTGGGGGAGCACGCGATTCTATTTTACTGGTACAGAATACTTTCGTAAGCTACTCCGACAGCCTCAACAAGTTTATTCGGATTCCGCTATCGCGGCGCATTCCTTTGCAAGGCACGTTTTTTATAGGTGTTGAGCAGTTGAGCGATAAGCCGCTCACCCTCGGCTTTGACCGAAATACGGACTCAGGCAGCGAAATATGGGTGAATGTTGCCAACAAATGGGAGCGAAATACACGACTGAAAGGAAGCATTATGCTTCGCCCTGTTTTTGCCGAAGACCTTGTTACAAGCCTACCCGAAAATCAGTTAAATGTATTTAACCCCGTAGTATATCCGAACCCTTCGGCCGGTACTTTTACTATCAAAGGCAATGTTCGGCAAGTTGCAGTGTACGATTTGCAAGGCCGACTGATTTTGCAAAAAACACCGGAGCGCGCCGAGAATTTCCAAAATATATCGCTGGAAGGCTATCCCGACGGCATTTATATGCTTTACCTTGTAAATGAGCAACATACAAAAATTGTAAAATTGGCTCTTCGGAAGCAGTAA
- a CDS encoding PASTA domain-containing protein, whose translation MWKSFLEQLKEGIVKFDLRSNTPVALISNLLLALVVVGLFIVMFFYVYLPLTTNHGESITVPDLEGLTLQQAESFLEERDLRYIVTDSSYNPKLPPLAVISQDPAKNAKVKVNRRIHLVINATRPPMEQVPNIIDNSLKQAEQLLESYGFKKGEITYVPDIAANVVLRLFYNGKEITKKQMEEGFLLPKGSKIDMEVGDGLGNTSFDLPNLVGKPLAEVQFLLRGMGLDVGNIIYESAGGRELGIVIRQKPTYEPGKKVKTGEVIDLWVTGNEPTDFNN comes from the coding sequence ATGTGGAAATCTTTTTTAGAACAACTGAAAGAAGGTATTGTCAAGTTTGACTTGCGAAGCAATACACCTGTTGCTCTTATCAGTAACTTATTGCTCGCTTTGGTTGTCGTGGGTCTATTCATCGTTATGTTTTTCTATGTTTATCTGCCGCTGACAACCAATCATGGGGAGAGCATTACCGTGCCGGACTTGGAAGGGCTGACCTTGCAACAGGCTGAAAGTTTTCTGGAAGAAAGAGATTTGCGTTACATTGTAACAGACTCAAGTTACAATCCTAAATTGCCGCCTTTGGCTGTTATTTCGCAAGACCCTGCTAAAAATGCCAAAGTAAAAGTGAATCGCCGCATTCACTTGGTTATCAATGCGACCCGTCCGCCGATGGAGCAAGTGCCCAATATTATTGACAATTCTCTCAAACAAGCCGAGCAATTGCTGGAAAGTTACGGGTTTAAGAAAGGAGAAATTACATATGTGCCCGATATAGCAGCCAATGTTGTATTGCGTCTGTTCTATAATGGCAAAGAAATCACCAAAAAACAAATGGAAGAAGGATTTTTACTGCCCAAAGGCTCTAAGATAGATATGGAAGTTGGCGATGGGCTTGGCAATACCTCCTTCGATTTGCCTAATTTGGTAGGCAAGCCGCTTGCCGAAGTGCAGTTTTTGCTGCGCGGAATGGGCTTAGATGTAGGAAATATTATCTATGAGTCGGCCGGTGGGCGCGAGTTAGGCATCGTTATCCGACAAAAACCGACCTATGAACCGGGTAAAAAGGTAAAAACTGGTGAGGTTATTGACCTGTGGGTTACAGGCAACGAGCCGACAGATTTTAATAATTAA
- a CDS encoding DUF4178 domain-containing protein — protein sequence MSTIRQQKYIKSVEQFKCSGCGGELQVVNPRTNFIACQYCGTVQEAKTQDHKILLKLSKPSKFPPMRFIKLGMEAEFDGIKYKVIGRTRWRTQYKEWDAESGKYEDSTWQFDEWLLLSQYYSFIYLVEDKEGFAMSYPFVPRYPNLPTNDGWIKNFYSGDRTRVSEYGKATIIHFEGESTYQIEVGKEINFAEYKAGNTVFVVESHFYKDSTELQEIEFWREPSMSYAQVLEAFSQNPEVKRKKEEYRARKKTYRFFVRSFFMLAAACFIAFFLSFSAKKILDVTYTIPYTFATSSSDSMQLVATTERFMLDKQDEMIEFILSISSNGFRDGWVGIEICNAQDEVINTMEGDFYDEGDEGLTSTSQVYKVDKVGEYYIKLYVEPKTWLSAYESGVRIEVDRVWMLSRYYIIGFVIFLICGVIASVIIPSE from the coding sequence ATGAGCACCATCAGGCAGCAGAAATACATCAAAAGCGTAGAGCAATTCAAATGCAGCGGTTGCGGCGGCGAATTGCAAGTGGTCAATCCGCGTACAAATTTTATTGCCTGCCAATACTGCGGCACGGTACAGGAAGCCAAAACGCAAGACCATAAAATTCTGCTGAAACTCTCCAAACCCTCAAAATTTCCGCCCATGCGATTCATTAAGTTGGGCATGGAGGCAGAGTTTGACGGGATTAAATACAAAGTCATCGGCAGAACGCGCTGGCGCACGCAATACAAGGAGTGGGATGCTGAAAGCGGCAAGTACGAAGACAGCACTTGGCAGTTTGACGAGTGGTTGCTGTTGAGCCAATATTACAGCTTCATTTATTTGGTGGAAGACAAAGAAGGGTTTGCCATGTCTTACCCCTTCGTGCCCCGCTATCCGAACCTGCCGACCAACGACGGTTGGATTAAAAATTTTTATTCAGGCGACCGCACGCGGGTTTCCGAATACGGCAAAGCCACCATTATCCACTTTGAGGGCGAATCTACCTATCAAATAGAGGTCGGTAAAGAAATCAACTTTGCCGAATACAAAGCAGGCAATACGGTTTTTGTCGTTGAATCGCATTTTTACAAAGACTCAACCGAACTGCAAGAAATAGAGTTCTGGCGCGAACCTTCCATGAGCTATGCACAAGTGTTGGAAGCTTTTTCGCAAAACCCTGAGGTAAAACGAAAGAAGGAGGAATATAGAGCACGAAAAAAAACTTATCGGTTCTTTGTCAGAAGTTTTTTCATGCTGGCGGCTGCTTGCTTTATTGCCTTCTTTCTATCTTTCAGTGCTAAAAAAATACTGGATGTAACCTACACTATTCCTTACACCTTTGCTACAAGCTCGAGCGATTCCATGCAATTAGTGGCAACAACTGAGAGGTTTATGCTCGACAAACAGGACGAGATGATAGAATTTATTCTGTCAATCTCTTCCAATGGTTTCCGCGATGGCTGGGTGGGGATAGAAATATGCAATGCGCAGGATGAGGTGATAAACACGATGGAAGGCGACTTCTACGATGAAGGCGATGAAGGCTTAACCTCAACTTCACAAGTGTACAAGGTTGATAAAGTCGGCGAATATTACATCAAACTTTACGTAGAGCCTAAAACGTGGCTTTCTGCCTACGAAAGCGGTGTAAGAATAGAGGTAGATAGAGTCTGGATGCTAAGTCGCTATTACATCATCGGCTTCGTCATATTTTTAATATGTGGCGTTATTGCATCTGTTATCATACCTTCTGAATAA
- a CDS encoding mandelate racemase/muconate lactonizing enzyme family protein, which translates to MSLITKIEIFRLQVPLKYPFVISLGTIRDADNIIVKIHTDDGLFGTGEGCPYVYIVGETAQSAFANAQAMANLWLGKDASAIENRIVELKKIFPFNYTLRSAFDMALYDWLGKKCQQPLYKLLGGANDRTLSTDMTVGIASPEEMAATALKFKQEGFPAIKLKLGTGVAEDVARVRAVREVIGYDIPIRIDANQGWNATTAVQTLQQLAAFQIQFCEEPISRGQVHYLPHVRQNSPIPIMADESLFDSHDAFRLAAADACDYFNIKLSKSGGIYEALRIVAIADAAGKQSQIGCMSETRLALTAFAHLALARKNIQFFDMDSVYMLAADPVQGGIQFHAGGKITVPDAAGLGAEIAPEWLAGCAEQVVVR; encoded by the coding sequence ATGTCGTTGATTACCAAAATTGAAATTTTCCGCCTGCAAGTGCCGTTGAAATATCCTTTTGTTATCTCGCTGGGTACCATTCGCGATGCGGATAATATTATTGTCAAAATTCATACAGACGACGGACTTTTCGGGACGGGTGAAGGCTGCCCTTACGTTTACATCGTCGGGGAAACGGCGCAAAGTGCCTTTGCCAACGCGCAGGCAATGGCAAATCTTTGGTTGGGAAAAGATGCTTCTGCCATAGAAAACCGTATCGTTGAACTCAAAAAAATATTTCCGTTTAACTATACGCTCCGCAGTGCTTTTGACATGGCGCTGTACGATTGGTTAGGTAAAAAATGTCAACAACCGCTTTACAAATTGCTCGGGGGGGCTAACGACCGCACCCTTAGCACAGATATGACCGTCGGGATTGCTTCACCCGAAGAGATGGCAGCTACCGCGCTGAAATTCAAGCAGGAAGGCTTCCCCGCCATCAAGTTAAAGTTAGGCACGGGCGTGGCGGAAGACGTAGCCCGCGTGCGTGCCGTGCGTGAGGTCATCGGCTACGACATCCCCATCCGGATTGATGCCAACCAAGGTTGGAATGCCACAACGGCTGTGCAAACTTTGCAACAGTTGGCAGCCTTTCAAATTCAGTTTTGCGAAGAACCCATCTCTCGCGGGCAAGTGCACTATCTGCCACATGTGCGACAAAACAGCCCCATCCCGATTATGGCAGACGAAAGTCTGTTTGACAGCCACGATGCCTTCCGATTGGCAGCAGCCGATGCCTGCGACTATTTTAACATCAAACTTTCCAAGTCGGGCGGTATTTATGAAGCGCTGCGCATTGTTGCCATTGCCGATGCGGCAGGCAAGCAATCGCAAATCGGTTGCATGTCCGAAACGCGCTTGGCACTCACCGCCTTTGCGCACTTGGCATTGGCGCGGAAAAATATTCAGTTTTTTGACATGGATTCGGTGTATATGCTGGCTGCCGACCCCGTACAGGGCGGCATACAGTTCCACGCGGGCGGCAAAATCACAGTCCCCGATGCGGCAGGCTTAGGCGCGGAAATTGCCCCCGAGTGGCTGGCAGGCTGCGCAGAACAGGTGGTGGTGAGGTAA
- a CDS encoding branched-chain amino acid aminotransferase: protein MMENTLALDLAIERTTQSRLPQVDLNNPVFGRTFTDHMLSADYIGGKWTNVRIMPYQDLSISPALSAIHYGQSIFEGLKAYKNAAGEVLCFRPDENFKRMNKSAVRMCMPEIPEEIFMGGLRELLNLDRDWVPSREGCSLYIRPVMFATDAFIGLRPSETFKFLIFCSPAGVYYSAPVKVKVETRYTRAAEGGTGAAKAAGNYAAAMYPTKLAYQEGFDQVLWTDAKEHKYIEEAGSMNIMFVINGTIVTAPETDTVLPGITRKTVLQLAREWGVPVEERKAAVTEVIEGIQNGSVQEAFGVGTAATIAHIKTIGYEGKLYELPDVNNRPFSNRVYNELEDIKRGRKPDTHGWVMTI, encoded by the coding sequence ATGATGGAAAACACACTTGCCCTTGATTTAGCGATTGAAAGAACCACACAGTCGCGGCTGCCGCAAGTAGATTTGAACAATCCTGTATTTGGGCGCACTTTTACCGACCACATGCTTTCTGCCGATTATATCGGCGGCAAATGGACAAACGTCCGTATTATGCCTTATCAGGATTTGAGCATTAGCCCTGCGCTGTCTGCCATTCACTACGGGCAGTCTATTTTTGAAGGTTTGAAAGCCTACAAAAATGCGGCGGGCGAAGTGCTGTGTTTCCGTCCCGACGAGAACTTTAAGCGCATGAACAAGTCAGCCGTGCGCATGTGTATGCCCGAAATTCCCGAAGAAATTTTCATGGGCGGCCTGCGCGAACTGCTGAACTTAGACCGCGATTGGGTTCCTTCCCGCGAGGGTTGCTCACTCTACATCCGTCCCGTGATGTTTGCCACCGATGCCTTTATTGGTTTGCGCCCTTCCGAAACTTTCAAATTCCTGATTTTCTGCTCACCTGCGGGCGTTTATTACTCTGCCCCCGTAAAAGTGAAAGTGGAAACCCGCTACACACGCGCTGCCGAAGGCGGTACGGGTGCTGCCAAAGCTGCGGGTAACTACGCCGCCGCCATGTACCCGACCAAGTTGGCGTATCAGGAAGGTTTTGACCAAGTGCTTTGGACAGACGCAAAAGAGCACAAATACATTGAAGAGGCAGGCTCCATGAACATTATGTTCGTCATCAACGGAACGATAGTTACTGCCCCTGAAACCGATACCGTACTGCCGGGCATCACGCGCAAAACCGTTTTGCAATTAGCCCGCGAGTGGGGCGTGCCTGTGGAAGAGCGCAAAGCCGCTGTTACCGAAGTAATTGAAGGTATCCAAAACGGCAGCGTACAGGAAGCCTTTGGCGTAGGCACAGCCGCTACGATTGCCCACATCAAAACCATCGGCTACGAGGGCAAACTCTACGAACTGCCTGATGTTAATAATCGCCCGTTCAGCAACCGCGTATACAACGAACTGGAAGACATCAAACGCGGTCGCAAACCCGATACGCACGGCTGGGTGATGACGATTTGA